The stretch of DNA GGAAATATAACAGCGATGCTGCAAAACAATACTCAAAAGACATAGCTTCAATTATACGAGAACTTAAAAAAGTTGAAGTATGATATATAATAACTAGGATTTTCCTAGTTAAATAATTCTCTCTTTTTTATTCAAATTCTTTTCTACAACGTACAAACATCATAAAAAAATTCAATTCATCTTTTTATTAAACTTGATAATCATTCTTAATATTAATTTTAAATTAAGATTACTTATGTATTATTTCAATAATGATTATCAATATAAAGGATTTAAAATGATTAATTGTTTTGAAATAAAAAATAAAAATGACTTAGTAAAACCAACTGGTTGCACTTGTTAATAAAGGATTTAAGATGAGCGTATTAATAATTGGTGGTGATCAAATTTCACAAATATCTTCTATGTTAGAAAGTTTGGGTGCAAAAACAATAAATCATTGGGATGCAAGAAAAAAATCTTCTGCTCCAAAGAAAAAAGTTCCTCAAGATACAGATTGTATTGTAATGATTACTTCATTTTTAAATCATAATACAATGCTTAAATACAAAAGTGAAGCAAAAAAGAAAAATATTCCATTTATCTGTACAAAAAGATCTATTTCTTGTGTATATGATGAATATGTAAAAATAATGGGTATAAAAGATTGTTCAAGCTGTTATGTAAATTGTGCTGGTGATTTAAAGTGTTAAGTAATAATTTCATAGGTTTTGATGAAACAAAAGAGTATTTACCAAAAGATTTTGATGAATTCAATTCTATATTTAGACTACGACAACTATTCTTGAGTTTAAGTAATAATATTTTTAAATGTACTTGTACTTTTACAAAATATGAACAAATTAAGTTTTCCAAATACACTTTAAAAGGTGCTTTTTCATATAAAATAGCAAATTTAATGCCTTTTAGTTTTATTAAAACAAATAAAATAATCAATCAAAGAAGTTTTAAAATATGTATTAATTCAACAAAAATTATTAATAATTATTTAAACCCTAATATAAAAAATCCAGTTTTTATTTCAAACAAAAATCTACTTCCAGTTGCAAAACTTATATCACATTGTTATATAAATAATAAAATGCAACTACTTATTGATAAACATTTGTTATTTCATGAATTTGTCTTGAAAAAGATAAAAAAA from Arcobacter suis CECT 7833 encodes:
- a CDS encoding DUF2325 domain-containing protein, which codes for MSVLIIGGDQISQISSMLESLGAKTINHWDARKKSSAPKKKVPQDTDCIVMITSFLNHNTMLKYKSEAKKKNIPFICTKRSISCVYDEYVKIMGIKDCSSCYVNCAGDLKC